AGGAACGTCTGCACGGACGTCGAGAACGAGTCGTACGGGTGGTGCAGCAGGATGTCGCGGCGCTTGATCGCGGCGAACACGTCCGTCGGCTTCGCCGACTCCACCTCGGCGAGGTACCGGTGCGTCGTCGGCACGAAGCGCGGGTACTGCAGGTCGGGCCGGTCGATGTCGGCGATGAGGTGCAGGCCCGTGAGGTCGAGCGGGGCGGTGAGCTCGTACACCTCCTCGGGCTCGACGCCGAGCTCGCGCACGAGGAGCTTGCGGATGCGGGGCGTGATCGAGTCGGTCAGCTCGAGCCGCACGGGCGGGCCGAAGCGCCGCCGCAGCAGCTCCTTCTCCATCGCCTGCAGGAGGTTCTCGGCGTCGTCCTCCTCGACCTCGACGTCCTCGTTGCGGGTGACGCGGAAGCTGTGGAACTCGAGGATCTCCATCCCCGGGAAGAGATGGTCGAGGTGCTGCGCGATGACGTCCTCGAGCGGCACGAAGGACGTGCGCTCGGAGCCCTCGGCACCCGTCTGGGCGCCGGGCGCGGACGGGCGGCCGCGGGAGTCGACGGCGATGAACCGGGGGAGCAGCGGCGGCACCTTGACGCGCGCGAAGTGCTCCTTGCCGGTGCTCGGGTTGCGCACGATGACCGCGAGGTTGAGCGACAGCCCCGAGATGTAGGGGAACGGGTGCGCGGGGTCGACGGCGAGCGGCGTGAGGACGGGGAAGATCTGCTTGCGGAAGTACTTGTGCAGGCGGTCCTGTTCCTGGGTGGCGAGGTCCTCCCACCGCACGATCGTGATGCCCTCGTCGGCGAGCGCGGGCTTGAGCTCGTCGAACACGCGCGCGTGCCGCGCGGCGAGGACGTGCGCGTGCTCGGCGATGCCCTCGAGCACCTGGCGCGGCGTCTGGCCCGACGCGGAGTTGACGGCGATGCCTGTCGCGATGCGGCGCTTGAGGCCGGCGACGCGGACCATGAAGAACTCGTCCAGGTTGGACGCGAAGATCGCGAGGAAGCGCACGCGCTCGAGGAGCGGCTGCTCCGGGTCCTCGGCGAGCTCGAGGACCCGCTGGTTGAACGCGAGCCACGAGAGCTCGCGGTCCGCGAAGCGGTCCTCGGGCAGCGGCGGGAGCTCGAGCGCGGGGGCGGGCCGCGCACTGTCGGGCTCGGCGATGTGCTCGGCGATGTGGGCCGCGAGCTCGGGGTCGAGCGGGATGGTCGGCACGCCTGAGGCAGGGGCCTCGCCCGGAGCGGGAGAGTCGGCGGGGGCGGCGGTGCCTGTTGCGTCGTTCATGCTGCTCATCGTGGCACCTCGTGGTGAGGCCGCGCGACCGTCCGGGCGGTGCGTCAGGCGCGCGTCGAGCGCATGCGGACGCTGCGGGCCGTGGTCTCGAAGCCGGCGCGCAGGTAGGTCGTGACGGCGGGGACGTTGTCGGCGTCGACGTAGAGGAACGCGCGGGGCAGGCCGCGCGCGGCGACGTGGGCGAGGCCGACGGCGGTCAGCAGGTGCCCGTAGCCGCGCCCCTGCGAGTCCGGGTCGACCCCGACGACGTACAGCTCACCGCCCGTCTCGTCGACGACCTTGACCCACACGAAACCTGCGAGGGCGCCCGAGTCCGCGTCCTCGAGCAGCAGGAGGTCCTCGGCGCGGAACCAGGGTTGCTCGATGCGCGCCTGCAGGTCGTCGCGGGTCAGGCGGCCCTGCTCGGGGTGGCCGGCGAAGGCCCGCGCGTTGACGTCGAGCCATGCGAGCTCGTCCCGCCCGACCTCGAACGCGCGCAGCCGGGTGCCGTCGGGCAGGGCCGGGTACTCGACCTCGGCCTCGGTCGCGGGCTCGACCGGGGCGCCGCCGCCCGGGACGACCGTGCCGACGGCGGGGGTGACGTCGCGCGACATGACCCACAGCTCGCGCGCGGGCTCGAGCCCGCGCGAGGCGGCGAACTCGCGTGCCTCGGGCAGGTTGCCGTGCGCCCACACGGAGTACGCGCCGTGCGACGGCGCGGCGTGCTTGCCCTCGGCGGCGGGGCGGTCGTGCGCGACCTGCGCGACGGCGTCGAGCAGCGCGGAGCCGTAGCCGCGGCGACGGAGGTCGGGGTCGACGACGAGCTCGGCGGACGGCTCGTCGCCGCCCACGTCGACCTGCGCGTACCCGACGAGCGCGCCCTCGGCGTCGTGCGCGAGCGCGTGGACGACGGACGCCTGCGCGGACAGCCACAGGAGCGTCTGCCCGGACAGCGGCGCGGTGCCGTCCTGCTCCTCGGCGCGCGCTGCGAGGGCGCGGACGGCTGAGGCGTCGGCGGTTTCGAGACCCTTGTCGACGAGGAGGATGTTCACCCGTCCAGTCCACCATGACGACGCCGCTCGCGCGACGGCGTACCCCGGGCATCTGCCAGCCCTGGTGGTCACAGGCCAGGCACAGGCTCGACCTACGGGCGTCCCAGGTGCGGGCGTGACGCTCGTGCCATGACCTCACGCAGACGCCTGTTGATCAACGCCGCCCTCGTGGTGGCCCTCGTCCTCGTCGGTGCTGGCACGTGGTTGCTCGTGCGTCCGGGCGGAGCGCAGCGCGCCGACGCCGCTGACGGCACCGTCCGCACCGTGACCGCCCAGCGGGCGGACGTCACGGCGACGATCGCCGCGCAGGGCAACCTCGCGTCGGGCAAGGTCACGGACGTGTCGTTCGCGACGTCGGGCACGATCGCGTCAGTCGACGTCGCCGTCGGCGACACCGTCGCGAAGGGCGACGTCCTCGGCACCCTCGACGACGACGCCGCGCAGGACGCGATCGACGCGGCGCAGGACGCCGTGACGCAGGCCCAAGCGCAGGTCACGACGGCGAGGCTCAGCGTCACGTCGGCGAACGAGGCCGTGACCGAGGCGCAGGACGCGCTCGCTGCCGCGAAAAAGGAGGCCGCGGCAGCGGAGAAGGCGCAGAAAGAGGCGGAGGCGGCCGCCAAGAAGGCGGCGAAGAAGGCCGAGCTGACGGCGCAGCAGGACGCCACGGCAGGCACGACCACGCAGGCGGTGGA
This genomic window from Flavimobilis soli contains:
- a CDS encoding RNA degradosome polyphosphate kinase; protein product: MNDATGTAAPADSPAPGEAPASGVPTIPLDPELAAHIAEHIAEPDSARPAPALELPPLPEDRFADRELSWLAFNQRVLELAEDPEQPLLERVRFLAIFASNLDEFFMVRVAGLKRRIATGIAVNSASGQTPRQVLEGIAEHAHVLAARHARVFDELKPALADEGITIVRWEDLATQEQDRLHKYFRKQIFPVLTPLAVDPAHPFPYISGLSLNLAVIVRNPSTGKEHFARVKVPPLLPRFIAVDSRGRPSAPGAQTGAEGSERTSFVPLEDVIAQHLDHLFPGMEILEFHSFRVTRNEDVEVEEDDAENLLQAMEKELLRRRFGPPVRLELTDSITPRIRKLLVRELGVEPEEVYELTAPLDLTGLHLIADIDRPDLQYPRFVPTTHRYLAEVESAKPTDVFAAIKRRDILLHHPYDSFSTSVQTFLEQAAADPSVLAIKQTLYRTSGDSPIVDALIDAAEAGKQVLALVEIKARFDEQNNISWARKLEQAGVHVVYGIVGLKTHCKLSLVVRQEPDGLRRYCHVGTGNYNPKTARQYTDLGLLTCDPDVGQDLTRLFNQLSGYAPKSEFHRLLVAPRSVRAGLIERIDREAEHARLGRPAWIKIKVNSIVDEATIDALYRASQAGAQIDLVVRGICAVRPGVPGLSETIRVRSILGRYLEHSRIFAFANDGVPDVFIGSADLMHRNLDRRVEALVSIADPEQVQNLVTLLDVSMDDSIASWVLGPDGTWEHRHTGPDGSKLNDLQALLIQRQRSRLGLGR
- the mshD gene encoding mycothiol synthase; this encodes MNILLVDKGLETADASAVRALAARAEEQDGTAPLSGQTLLWLSAQASVVHALAHDAEGALVGYAQVDVGGDEPSAELVVDPDLRRRGYGSALLDAVAQVAHDRPAAEGKHAAPSHGAYSVWAHGNLPEAREFAASRGLEPARELWVMSRDVTPAVGTVVPGGGAPVEPATEAEVEYPALPDGTRLRAFEVGRDELAWLDVNARAFAGHPEQGRLTRDDLQARIEQPWFRAEDLLLLEDADSGALAGFVWVKVVDETGGELYVVGVDPDSQGRGYGHLLTAVGLAHVAARGLPRAFLYVDADNVPAVTTYLRAGFETTARSVRMRSTRA